The Palleronia sp. THAF1 genome contains the following window.
AGACGGCGATCCTGTGGGCCGCAGCGCGGGCGGGGGCGCAGGTCCTCGACTTGGAGGGGCTGGCGAACCACCGAGGCTCGCTGTTCGGGTCGATGGGCGATCAGCCTGCACAGAAGGGGTTCGAAAGCGCCTTGGCCGAACGGATCGGCGCGCTCGATCCCGCGCGGCCGGTGCTGGTCGAGGCCGAAAGCAGCAAGGTGGGAGAGCGCGTAGTGCCGCCCTCGCTTTGGGCTGCGATGCGCGCGGCACGACGCATCACGGTCGAGGCGGAGCCGGATGTGCGCGCAGCCTACCTGACGCGGGCTTACGCGGATATCGTGGCCGATCCGGACCGGCTCGATGCGGTCTTGGTGTCTTTGACGCGGCTGCAAGGGCATGACCGCATTCAGGCTTGGCGTGGACTTGCGCGCGAAGGTCGCGTGCAGGATCTGGCCGCCGATCTGATGCGGCAGCACTACGATCCCCGCTACGCCAAGCAACGCGACCGGGACGAGACCGGGCGGGTGGGCACCATTCGGGCAGAGCGGCTGGACGATGCAGAGATCGAAGCGCTGGGTGCGCGCGTGGCGGGGATGCTTAGCGCGCCGTGATCCGCGGCGGCCCGTCGGAAAGGTGTCCGATCACGGGATGCGTGGTTTCCGCGTCGGCGGGTAAGGCGGCGAGCAAGCCGCCTGCGGTTTGCGGGTCGAAGAGTATCTGGGCGAGCGGCGTGTCGGGAGCAGCCACGTCCGCAATTGCCGCATTTGCGTCGTGCAGGGTCGATCGGACGCCTGCGGTCAGCAGCCGTTCGGCGCCCGGAAGAAGTGGCAGCGCGTCCAGCAAGATTTCCGCGCCTACATTGGACGCAGTGCAGATGCCCATCAGATGCCCCGCAAGCCCGAATCCGGTCACATCTGTCATGGCGTGCGCGATGCGCAAGTCCCGTGCAACGTTGAATTGCGGTGTGGCCATTGAAGACAGGCAGGCGGCGACCTCTGGCCCGGTCGCTTGCAGCGCCATCTCTGCCGCTAGAACGACGCCGGTTCCAAGTGGTTTCGTCAGCACCAGTTTGTCGCCCGGTTGCGCGCCCGCGAGCGTGATCGCGCGGTCCACGAGGCCGGTGACGGTCACGCCGACCTGCAGCTCGGCCCCGGTTGCGGTGTGGCCGCCGACGATGGCGGCCCCGGCGTCTTCGGCTACGCGCGACAGTCCGGCCATGATCTCTGCCAGGGTGCGTTCTTCAAGGTCTGCTGACAGGCGTGACAGGGTCAGGGACGGAAGCATTGCCTGCGGATCGGCCCCCATTGCAAGGCAGTCGCCCAGCGCATGCAAGCCAGCAATCCGGGCCATCAGGGCA
Protein-coding sequences here:
- the mnmH gene encoding tRNA 2-selenouridine(34) synthase MnmH produces the protein MTFAPHDLAELTGAPFDTVIDVRAPSEFAEDHVPGAINLPVLSDEERARVGTIYVQESAFLARKIGAALVARNAAQHIEGPLSDHDGGWQPLVYCWRGGQRSNSFASILSQIGWRVQVLDGGYQSYRRLVKDKLYDTPFPTNVVLLDGYTGTAKTAILWAAARAGAQVLDLEGLANHRGSLFGSMGDQPAQKGFESALAERIGALDPARPVLVEAESSKVGERVVPPSLWAAMRAARRITVEAEPDVRAAYLTRAYADIVADPDRLDAVLVSLTRLQGHDRIQAWRGLAREGRVQDLAADLMRQHYDPRYAKQRDRDETGRVGTIRAERLDDAEIEALGARVAGMLSAP